Proteins found in one Oncorhynchus mykiss isolate Arlee chromosome 17, USDA_OmykA_1.1, whole genome shotgun sequence genomic segment:
- the LOC110493810 gene encoding protein PET117 homolog, mitochondrial, with translation MSTTSKVVLGVSVILTVSTVAGVHLKQNWDQERLHAGVLRDIERLERKRENLRVLEQQRSLTKELKAERDRRESGQQGSDQPQE, from the exons ATGTCTACAACCTCTAAAGTTGTACTGGGTGTTTCTGTGATACTTACGGTGAGCACCGTTGCAGGAGTGCATCTCAAGCAAAACTGGGATCAAGAG AGACTTCATGCGGGAGTACTTAGAGACATTGAACgtttggagaggaagagagagaacctgCGAGTGCTCGAGCAACAAAGAAGTCTGACCAAGGAGCTCAAGGCAGAGCGCGACAGGAGAGAATCGGGGCAGCAGGGCTCCGACCAACCCCAG